In Streptomyces durocortorensis, a genomic segment contains:
- a CDS encoding ArsR family transcriptional regulator: protein MSALTSEELLALLAAVGHAQRLRIIGELAQGRVHVSELARRLGLSRPLLYMHLERLEKAGLVTGALELSDDGKAMKFFALAPFDVHVTVDTVLSALREDRMQPAAAERDTGKKKGTPT from the coding sequence GTGAGTGCACTGACGAGCGAAGAGCTCCTTGCGCTGCTTGCTGCCGTTGGGCATGCCCAACGGCTTAGGATCATCGGGGAGTTGGCTCAGGGGCGGGTGCACGTGAGCGAACTCGCCCGCAGGCTCGGCCTGTCCAGGCCGCTTCTTTACATGCACTTGGAACGGCTTGAGAAGGCCGGCCTCGTCACCGGGGCGCTGGAGCTCTCCGACGACGGCAAGGCGATGAAGTTCTTCGCCCTGGCACCCTTCGATGTTCATGTAACGGTCGACACCGTCCTGTCCGCGCTGCGGGAGGACCGGATGCAGCCTGCGGCAGCGGAACGCGACACAGGAAAGAAGAAGGGAACCCCCACATGA
- a CDS encoding 4'-phosphopantetheinyl transferase family protein yields MSTLFAPHRVTVVVTATDGLSNDASRARVLTAAAGVVGVEPGSLRLGHEVNGRPHLFGLGGGAYVSLSHGRGVAALALTGLGPLGVDVEVERPVRAQRMADRWFTEVEAAWVRGRPERERVAAFFWLWTHKEAMGKAYGTGLGRGGLLRPGPVPAGRFLFLPRSSRLFPLPDLADLVVAAPFVDRHVMLAVAVLGRHARGAPVDVHLRPP; encoded by the coding sequence ATGAGCACCCTGTTCGCTCCCCACCGGGTCACCGTGGTCGTCACCGCGACGGACGGGCTCAGCAACGACGCGTCCCGCGCCCGGGTGCTGACCGCTGCGGCCGGTGTGGTCGGTGTGGAGCCCGGCAGCCTCCGGCTCGGCCACGAGGTCAACGGGCGCCCCCACCTGTTCGGGCTCGGTGGCGGCGCGTACGTGAGCCTCAGCCACGGGCGGGGCGTCGCCGCGCTGGCGCTGACCGGGCTCGGACCGCTGGGTGTCGACGTGGAGGTGGAGCGGCCGGTCCGGGCGCAGCGCATGGCCGACCGCTGGTTCACCGAGGTGGAGGCGGCCTGGGTGCGCGGCAGGCCGGAGCGGGAGCGGGTCGCCGCGTTCTTCTGGCTGTGGACCCACAAGGAGGCCATGGGCAAGGCGTACGGTACGGGGCTCGGGCGCGGCGGACTGCTGCGGCCCGGCCCCGTTCCGGCGGGTCGGTTCCTGTTCCTGCCCCGGTCGTCCCGGCTGTTCCCGCTGCCGGATCTCGCGGACCTGGTGGTCGCGGCTCCCTTCGTCGACCGGCATGTCATGCTCGCCGTCGCCGTCCTGGGGCGGCACGCACGGGGCGCGCCCGTCGATGTGCATCTGCGTCCCCCCTGA